DNA from Candidatus Methylomirabilota bacterium:
CAGGTATCAGCAGTTTGGATTTCGAATTGCGGACTTCGAGTCGTGAGCGCCTCAGTCGAACGATTTCCAATTTGGGATTGCAAGCCACCTGCACACGTGCAAAATCAAAATCCGCAATTGCAAATTCGAAATACCCCTGCTGACAGCGGACTACTGACGGCCGACAGCTCGTTGGCCTACAGGCCTGTCAAGCCATTTAAGAATGTTACCGAGAGGTTAATCGTCACGCCATTTAAGATGTTACTTTCTCCTGGCGCCGCAGCGTCTGCCTGCCGACGTAGACCGGGATCCCGAAGCTCTGGGCGAGCGCTCCGAGGGAGTTCTTCTCCACGCCGGTGAGGGGGCGTGAGCCTCTCTGTTCCTGGGGCCGGGGGTGAGCCAAGGCATAGAGGCGCGCGAGCTTCTGGTCAATGGCCTGGGAGAGGGCAAACGGATCGAGCCGCTCGCGAAGCGCCATGAGCTGGGCGACCTTGACCATCAGCCTCCGGGGAGGCCAGCACGCGCTCCAGGGGGGTCTGGGGGCGGTCGTAGACCCGTCGCAACCGGGAGGCCACCCGCTGTTTGCGGACGAGCTTGACGGACGGCAGGAACAGATTCTGGAAGAGCCGGAGCTCGTGCCCGTAGAGGTCGTTCATGGCGGCGAGGGTCTCCGGGGAATCGTAGCGGACATAGCCCATGAGCTTGCGGACGTGGGTCCAGTTCTTCTGTTCCACGTGGGCATTGTCGTCTTTCTTGTAGGGCCGCCCGCGGGTGAATTGGATCTCGTGGCCCCGGCAGTACCGGTAGAGGTGCGCATTGATGAACTCGGAGCCATTGTCGGAATCAATCCCCTGGAGCGGAAAGGGGAGGGCGAGCCGCATCTCCTCTAAGGCCTGCTGCACGCCGGCCTGGCCTCTGCCCATGACCGCCCGGGTCTCCACCCACGTGGTGTGGATGTCGATCAGGGTGAGCGAATGGAGGAACTCCCCCTCCGCGCAGTTGCCGGAATGGGAGACCAGGTCGATCTCGGTGAAGCCGGGCATCTGGACCGCCCAGTGGTCGGTCTTGAGCGGGATGTGGTGCTTCAGGAGCGTGCCGGGCTTGGTGCGGCCGTAGAGCCGTCTCGTGAGCCGCCGTTTGTGGGCGGCCAGTCGGCGGTCTATCTGCCGAGGGCTGATGGCGAGGAGTTGCTGCTCGAGCCGGGCGGTGAGGCGAAAGCGGGTCCGGGCCCACGGCAGCCAGAGGGGGAGGAGGGCCTTCAGCCGCACCGACCAGGGAAAGCCAGCCGCCGCCCAGATCGCCACCACCAGCTGGATCGCCTGGGAGCCGTAGATCGGCGCGCGCCGGCGGGGCCGGGGCCGTGGGTGCCCCGGCGGCGGGCCGTTGAGGAGCCGGAGGGCATACTTCCGGTGGTAACCGGAGACCTGGCAGAACTCGTCCAAGATCCGCTGCTTGAGGGCCAGGGAGGCCTGGCGGTAGCGAGCATGGATAGCACGCAGGTATTCCCATTTGACTTGGTGGCTCATGATGTAACCCTCCTCTCGTCTACTGGCTGCAAGGGTTACATCTTAAACGGCGCGATGATAGATCCTCGGGTAACATTTTAGGCGGCGCGATACGCAGGGTTGACTTTGCCGCAGCTTTGCCAGTACTATCTACCACGAGGGAGATCGATCAGAGGGGTGAGCCCGCCTCACAGAGCTTACGTCCCTAATATCTTGACAATGTCTGCCAATGACGTTATATAGTGCCGCCACTAGCTGAGGAATCAAAAGCCCCCTGGGCCTGAGGGCCGTCTGGGCTTATGGCCTCGCGTCGGCACTATTTTCATTTTATGGAGGGTTCACCGGTAACGGGGAGGTTGAAGTTTTGGAGGTGCCACGGTCAGTGGTTGGCGCTCCGTGTGCAGTGAACGGTGAACCGGCGCAGGCACGTAGCTCAGGGGGAGAGCGCTTGCTTGACACGCAAGAGGTCGGCGGTTCAAGACCGCCCGTGCCTACCATCCCCGATTTCATCCTTCGTTGATCATCGAAGAGGTATCACGGAGGACTCCGTGGTGCCTCTTTTTCTTGTGGTGGGGTACGGATGGCGCACGTGGACGTGATCCTTCCTGACGGGAGGACCGAGAAGCTTCATTCGGGTTGTCCCCTTTCGGACGTACTCCACAAGGTAGGGTCGGACGTGGCAGGGCGAGTGGTGGCTGCTCGCCTGGACGGAAAAGCGGTGGGGCTCTCTACGGTGCCGCCCCCCGGGTCGAGAGTGGAGTTGTTACCGCCAGACTCGCCTGACGGGCTGTATATCCTGCGCCATAGTACGGCGCACCTCATGGCGGCCGCCGTCCAAGCGCTATATCCGGACGCCA
Protein-coding regions in this window:
- a CDS encoding integrase, translating into MSHQVKWEYLRAIHARYRQASLALKQRILDEFCQVSGYHRKYALRLLNGPPPGHPRPRPRRRAPIYGSQAIQLVVAIWAAAGFPWSVRLKALLPLWLPWARTRFRLTARLEQQLLAISPRQIDRRLAAHKRRLTRRLYGRTKPGTLLKHHIPLKTDHWAVQMPGFTEIDLVSHSGNCAEGEFLHSLTLIDIHTTWVETRAVMGRGQAGVQQALEEMRLALPFPLQGIDSDNGSEFINAHLYRYCRGHEIQFTRGRPYKKDDNAHVEQKNWTHVRKLMGYVRYDSPETLAAMNDLYGHELRLFQNLFLPSVKLVRKQRVASRLRRVYDRPQTPLERVLASPEADGQGRPAHGASRAARSVCPLPGH